One Streptomyces sp. R28 DNA window includes the following coding sequences:
- a CDS encoding glycosyltransferase 87 family protein produces the protein MTAIAPPGVHRRVPVALGSCLVSFAAFWVAQRAAHVSMIDLMVYRAEGATVRAGGDLYALRTTAARLPTTYPPFAALLFTPLTLLDTATMRILATAGNLALLMVFVRLSLRLVGHARVESVWWVAAVAVWCEPVWTTLRYGQINLLLAVLVLWDLSRRPGDRWAGVGIGLAAAVKLTPALFAVFLLVTGVVARRRHGSGGPWLRHARGAAAWFIGATLTAAAVLPYDSWRFWSRMVFAAGRVGYAEDTANQALRGVLARLLHTPEPGAAWMVTAAVVGVAGLGVAVAAELDGRRAWAVTSCAVTALLVSPVSWSHHWVWCLPVVLLLGTHAYRAAAVSALLVFSSYALWWVPHGAGRHELRQSGIELTLSALYGTAGCLFLLIAGVTLRNPGPGQDAPKIKP, from the coding sequence GTGACCGCGATCGCGCCCCCCGGAGTTCACCGTCGGGTGCCGGTCGCCCTGGGTTCCTGCCTGGTCTCCTTCGCCGCGTTCTGGGTGGCCCAGCGGGCCGCGCACGTGTCGATGATCGACCTGATGGTGTATCGGGCCGAGGGCGCGACCGTAAGGGCCGGAGGCGACCTGTACGCGCTGCGGACGACGGCCGCCCGGTTGCCGACCACCTACCCGCCGTTCGCCGCCCTGCTGTTCACTCCGCTGACGCTCCTCGACACGGCGACCATGCGCATCCTGGCAACGGCTGGGAACCTCGCGCTGCTCATGGTGTTCGTCCGGCTGTCGCTGCGTCTGGTCGGGCACGCGCGCGTGGAGAGCGTCTGGTGGGTCGCGGCGGTGGCCGTGTGGTGTGAGCCGGTGTGGACGACGCTGCGGTACGGGCAGATCAACCTGCTGCTCGCCGTCCTGGTTCTGTGGGATCTGTCACGGCGCCCGGGAGACCGCTGGGCCGGCGTCGGCATCGGGCTCGCGGCGGCCGTCAAGCTGACGCCCGCCCTGTTCGCGGTGTTCCTGCTCGTCACCGGTGTCGTGGCCCGGCGCCGGCACGGCTCCGGCGGGCCCTGGCTGCGGCACGCGCGCGGGGCGGCCGCCTGGTTCATCGGGGCGACCCTGACGGCCGCGGCCGTACTGCCGTACGACTCCTGGCGCTTCTGGAGCCGCATGGTGTTCGCGGCGGGGCGCGTCGGGTACGCCGAGGACACCGCGAACCAGGCCCTGCGCGGGGTTCTCGCGCGCCTGCTGCACACTCCGGAGCCCGGGGCCGCCTGGATGGTCACGGCGGCCGTGGTGGGCGTGGCAGGGCTGGGCGTGGCCGTGGCGGCGGAGTTGGACGGGCGGCGGGCCTGGGCGGTGACGTCGTGTGCGGTGACGGCGCTGCTCGTCAGCCCGGTGTCCTGGTCGCACCACTGGGTCTGGTGCCTGCCTGTCGTCCTGCTCCTCGGCACGCACGCGTACCGGGCCGCCGCCGTGAGCGCGCTGCTGGTCTTCTCCTCGTACGCCCTGTGGTGGGTGCCGCACGGCGCGGGACGGCACGAACTGCGCCAAAGCGGCATCGAGTTGACGTTGTCCGCCCTCTACGGGACGGCGGGTTGCCTTTTCCTCTTGATCGCCGGGGTCACCCTCAGGAACCCCGGCCCCGGTCAGGACGCGCCGAAGATCAAGCCGTGA
- a CDS encoding histidine phosphatase family protein — protein sequence MAVSATGEVTAGRSGRGRRVILWRHGQTSWNVERRFQGSTDVALTEAGISQARRAARLLAGLKPDAIIASDLQRAANTAAELAALTGLEVTHDEGLRETYAGVWQGLTHEEIIERHGEEYAAWKRGEPVRRGGGELETEVAERAAPVVLRHAEKLPDDGTLVVVSHGGTIRTTIGRLLGLEPRFWESLGGLTNCCWSVLGEGARGWRLLEHNAGTLPEPVLGDDD from the coding sequence GTGGCGGTGAGCGCCACCGGCGAGGTGACCGCGGGCAGGTCCGGCCGGGGCCGCCGCGTCATCCTGTGGCGGCACGGCCAGACCTCCTGGAACGTGGAGCGCCGCTTCCAGGGCTCCACGGACGTCGCCCTCACCGAGGCCGGCATCTCCCAGGCCCGCCGCGCCGCCCGGCTGCTCGCGGGCCTCAAGCCGGACGCGATCATCGCCTCCGACCTCCAGCGCGCCGCGAACACGGCCGCCGAGCTGGCCGCGCTCACCGGCCTGGAGGTGACGCACGACGAGGGCCTGCGCGAGACCTACGCGGGCGTCTGGCAGGGCCTGACGCACGAGGAGATCATCGAGCGCCACGGCGAGGAGTACGCCGCGTGGAAGCGCGGTGAGCCGGTGCGCCGCGGCGGCGGTGAGCTGGAGACCGAGGTCGCCGAACGCGCCGCCCCCGTGGTCCTCCGGCACGCCGAGAAGCTGCCCGACGACGGCACGCTCGTCGTGGTCAGCCACGGCGGCACGATCCGTACGACCATCGGCCGCCTCCTCGGCCTGGAGCCCCGGTTCTGGGAGAGCCTCGGCGGTCTCACCAACTGCTGCTGGTCCGTCCTGGGCGAGGGTGCCCGCGGCTGGCGTCTGTTGGAGCACAACGCCGGCACCCTGCCGGAGCCCGTGCTCGGCGACGACGACTGA
- the rsfS gene encoding ribosome silencing factor, translating into MTATDRSLELVTTAAQAAADKLAHDIIAYDVSDVLSITDAFLLASAPNDRQVKSIVDEIEERLLKELGAKPVRREGDREARWVLLDYVDIVVHVQHSEERVFYALERLWKDCPELELPDDARATRGKAAEHAKLQADEEAAELGGEWR; encoded by the coding sequence GTGACCGCTACCGACCGTTCTCTCGAGCTCGTCACCACCGCCGCACAGGCGGCCGCCGACAAGCTCGCGCACGACATCATCGCCTACGACGTGAGCGACGTCCTGTCGATCACGGACGCTTTCCTGCTGGCCTCCGCGCCCAACGACCGCCAGGTCAAGTCGATCGTCGACGAGATCGAGGAGCGGCTCCTGAAGGAGCTCGGCGCCAAGCCGGTGCGCCGTGAGGGCGACCGCGAGGCCCGCTGGGTGCTGCTCGACTACGTCGACATCGTGGTGCACGTCCAGCACAGCGAGGAGCGCGTCTTCTACGCCCTGGAGCGGCTGTGGAAGGACTGCCCCGAGCTCGAGCTGCCCGACGACGCCAGGGCCACCCGCGGCAAGGCCGCGGAGCACGCCAAGCTACAGGCCGACGAGGAGGCCGCCGAGCTGGGTGGTGAGTGGCGGTGA
- a CDS encoding LytR C-terminal domain-containing protein produces the protein MNDRYDAGYGDDQYEVVGYDEYGRPVYRQVPPQQQPPQQSYDPYAQQGYGYDPYATGRQQPVPPYDPYGSGDTGQQPPTPAYDPYGTGTHHHQQQAGGHSPPYDPYGRTATSGQQHRVAEQTAYIPHQAGPVEEQVAQDRGERDYRTEQFAFVEEPDSDSEDVIDWLKFTENRTERREEARRRARARVIALVVVLAVAAAGGVGYLWYAGKLPGLSSPDRKEGTATAVGAQKRDVIVVHLHNTKKGGTSTALLVDNTTTNRGTTVLLPNSLALTGDDGSTTTLAKSVDDDGSSGTRDAIDTVLGTEIQGTWRLDTPYLQNLVDLVGNIDVDTDTDVPDPGAKSKGAAPLVRKGEAQTLSGKMAVAYATYSAPGEAPNAQLERFGQVMQAVLRKLTSDTQGATTTVQTLGMIIEPPLTDKDLGAFLAKLADLAKGGDYKTALLPVQTDGTLSAQAGASVVKDVLGGTAKSPDKDAAVRVSVRNASGVKGNTDKARVVLLNGGFTFLEGGSASTAATSEVVYADAADKDNATEVAKTLGLSSAAVTKGDVSANADVSVVLGQDYEPSSS, from the coding sequence GTGAACGACCGATACGACGCGGGGTACGGGGATGACCAGTACGAAGTCGTCGGCTACGACGAGTACGGGCGGCCGGTGTACCGACAGGTCCCGCCACAGCAGCAGCCGCCCCAGCAGTCGTACGACCCCTACGCACAGCAGGGGTACGGCTACGATCCGTACGCGACCGGCCGACAGCAGCCGGTCCCGCCGTACGACCCCTACGGCAGCGGCGACACCGGTCAGCAGCCGCCCACGCCCGCCTACGACCCGTACGGCACCGGCACGCACCACCACCAGCAGCAGGCCGGCGGACACTCGCCGCCGTACGACCCGTACGGCCGTACCGCCACCAGCGGTCAGCAGCACCGCGTCGCCGAGCAGACCGCGTACATCCCGCACCAGGCCGGGCCGGTCGAGGAGCAGGTGGCCCAGGACCGGGGCGAACGGGACTACCGCACCGAGCAGTTCGCCTTCGTCGAGGAGCCCGACTCGGACTCCGAGGACGTCATCGACTGGCTGAAGTTCACGGAGAACCGCACCGAGCGCCGTGAAGAGGCCCGGCGGCGGGCACGCGCGCGGGTGATCGCGCTCGTGGTCGTCCTGGCGGTCGCCGCGGCCGGCGGCGTCGGCTACCTCTGGTACGCCGGGAAGCTGCCCGGCCTGTCGTCGCCCGACCGCAAGGAGGGCACCGCGACGGCCGTGGGCGCCCAGAAGCGGGACGTGATCGTCGTCCACCTGCACAACACCAAGAAGGGCGGCACCTCCACGGCGCTGCTCGTCGACAACACCACCACCAACCGGGGCACCACCGTCCTGCTGCCCAACTCCCTCGCCCTGACCGGCGACGACGGCTCCACGACCACCCTCGCCAAGTCGGTCGACGACGACGGATCCTCCGGGACGCGCGACGCGATCGACACCGTCCTCGGCACCGAGATCCAGGGCACCTGGCGACTGGACACCCCCTACCTGCAGAACCTCGTCGACCTGGTCGGCAACATCGACGTCGACACCGACACCGACGTGCCCGACCCGGGCGCCAAGTCCAAGGGCGCCGCGCCCCTCGTGCGCAAGGGCGAGGCCCAGACCCTCAGCGGCAAGATGGCCGTCGCCTACGCGACCTACAGCGCCCCGGGCGAGGCCCCGAACGCCCAGCTGGAGCGGTTCGGGCAGGTCATGCAGGCCGTGCTGCGCAAGCTGACCTCGGACACCCAGGGCGCGACGACCACCGTGCAGACGCTCGGGATGATCATCGAGCCGCCGCTGACCGACAAGGACCTCGGCGCCTTCCTCGCCAAGCTCGCCGACCTCGCCAAGGGCGGCGACTACAAGACGGCTCTGCTGCCCGTCCAGACCGACGGCACGCTGAGCGCACAGGCGGGCGCCAGTGTCGTCAAGGACGTCCTCGGCGGCACCGCCAAGAGCCCCGACAAGGACGCCGCAGTCCGCGTCTCCGTCCGCAACGCCAGCGGCGTCAAGGGCAACACCGACAAGGCCCGGGTGGTACTGCTGAACGGCGGCTTCACCTTCCTGGAGGGCGGTTCGGCGTCCACCGCGGCCACGTCCGAGGTCGTCTACGCCGACGCCGCCGACAAGGACAACGCCACCGAGGTCGCCAAGACCCTGGGCCTGTCCTCCGCAGCGGTCACCAAGGGGGACGTGTCCGCGAACGCGGACGTCTCGGTGGTCCTCGGCCAGGACTACGAACCGTCGTCCTCGTAG
- the nadD gene encoding nicotinate-nucleotide adenylyltransferase yields the protein MGEQDMPTGPGSGPSSHGKRRLGVMGGTFDPIHHGHLVAASEVAAQFHLDEVMFVPTGQPWQKSHRHVSPAEDRYLMTVIATAENPQFSVSRIDIDRGGPTYTVDTLRDLRALNPDTDLFFITGADALGQILTWRDSVELFSLAHFIGVTRPGHHLDDSGLPEGGVSLVEVPALAISSTDCRARVAKGDPIWYLVPDGVVRYIDKRDLYRGE from the coding sequence ATGGGAGAGCAGGACATGCCTACCGGCCCCGGAAGCGGCCCGTCGAGCCACGGCAAGCGCCGCCTCGGCGTCATGGGTGGAACGTTTGATCCGATCCACCACGGCCACCTCGTCGCGGCCAGCGAGGTCGCCGCGCAGTTCCACCTCGACGAGGTCATGTTCGTGCCGACCGGTCAGCCGTGGCAGAAGAGTCACCGACACGTCTCCCCGGCCGAGGACCGCTATCTGATGACGGTCATCGCCACCGCCGAGAACCCGCAGTTCTCCGTCAGCCGCATCGACATCGACCGCGGCGGCCCGACGTACACCGTGGACACCCTGCGTGACCTGCGTGCGCTCAACCCGGACACCGACCTCTTCTTCATCACCGGCGCAGACGCCCTCGGCCAGATCCTGACCTGGCGGGACTCGGTGGAGCTGTTCTCCCTCGCGCACTTCATCGGGGTCACCCGGCCCGGCCATCACCTCGACGACTCCGGGCTCCCGGAGGGCGGCGTGTCGTTGGTCGAGGTTCCCGCGCTGGCCATCTCGTCCACCGATTGCCGCGCGAGAGTCGCAAAGGGCGACCCCATCTGGTATCTGGTGCCGGACGGAGTCGTGCGCTACATCGACAAGCGCGATCTGTACCGCGGCGAGTGA
- a CDS encoding M48 family metallopeptidase, protein MSDGHEHNGHEHVPSRQRRRFPGISSRAYEHPADRSALVALRKLSGFDTVFKALSGLLPERSLRLLFLSDSVRVSDQQFAHLNDMLRDACYILDLEKVPPMYVNQDPVPNAMCIGLDEPIIVVTTGLLELLDEEEMRAVVGHEVGHALSGHSVYRTILLFLTSLAVRVAWIPLGNLAIMAIVTALREWFRKSELSADRAGLLVGQDLQASMRGLMKLAGGHHLHEMNVDAFLKQAEEYEAGGDLRDSVLKILTVLPRSHPFTTVRAAELKKWAESRDYQRIMDGHYPRRAEDKDTSVTDSFRESASHYATHVKSSKDPLMKLVTDIADGAGDLGGRVRRGFGGFTSAPPKDEPRRDEGDDRGTDN, encoded by the coding sequence ATGTCCGACGGCCACGAGCACAACGGGCACGAGCACGTACCGAGCAGGCAGCGCAGGCGTTTCCCGGGGATCTCCTCGCGTGCGTACGAGCACCCGGCGGACCGCTCGGCCCTGGTGGCCCTGCGCAAGCTCAGCGGCTTCGACACGGTCTTCAAGGCCCTGAGCGGCCTGCTGCCCGAGCGCAGCCTCCGCCTGCTGTTCCTGTCCGACTCGGTGCGGGTGTCGGACCAGCAGTTCGCGCACCTCAACGACATGCTGCGGGACGCCTGTTACATCCTGGACCTGGAGAAGGTCCCGCCGATGTACGTCAACCAGGACCCGGTGCCGAACGCCATGTGCATCGGCCTGGACGAGCCGATCATCGTGGTCACCACGGGGCTGCTGGAGCTGCTCGACGAGGAGGAGATGCGGGCGGTGGTCGGCCACGAGGTGGGCCACGCCCTCTCCGGCCACTCGGTCTACCGCACGATCCTCCTCTTCCTGACCAGCCTGGCCGTCCGGGTCGCCTGGATCCCGCTGGGCAACCTCGCGATCATGGCGATCGTGACGGCGCTGCGGGAGTGGTTCCGCAAGTCGGAGCTGTCCGCGGACCGGGCGGGTCTGCTCGTCGGCCAGGACCTCCAGGCCTCGATGCGCGGTCTGATGAAGCTCGCGGGCGGCCACCACCTGCACGAGATGAACGTGGACGCGTTCCTGAAGCAGGCAGAGGAGTACGAGGCGGGCGGCGACCTGCGCGACTCGGTCCTGAAGATCCTGACCGTCCTGCCCCGCTCCCACCCCTTCACCACGGTCCGCGCGGCCGAGCTGAAGAAGTGGGCCGAGTCCCGCGACTACCAGCGGATCATGGACGGCCACTACCCGCGCCGCGCGGAGGACAAGGACACGTCCGTCACCGACTCCTTCCGCGAGTCCGCGTCCCACTACGCCACCCACGTGAAGTCCTCCAAGGACCCCCTGATGAAGCTGGTCACGGACATCGCCGACGGCGCGGGGGACCTGGGCGGCCGGGTACGAAGGGGCTTCGGCGGCTTCACGAGCGCCCCGCCGAAGGACGAGCCGCGGCGGGACGAAGGCGACGACCGCGGCACCGACAACTGA